In one window of Leguminivora glycinivorella isolate SPB_JAAS2020 chromosome 10, LegGlyc_1.1, whole genome shotgun sequence DNA:
- the LOC125230158 gene encoding uncharacterized protein LOC125230158: MSDTSEHLFNFVPLASSQTQSQSERESGVRRLSLGVKRKATPVYSFIKKPHRNGGTKVIKIEIYDSNKLNENFEHICKCNAELCAQYVVKNTLLDQVYELTRRVIDKIDEGLSSDTPHGYTIE, translated from the coding sequence gaTACATCAGAACACCTATTCAACTTCGTTCCTTTGGCATCATCCCAAACTCAAAGTCAGAGTGAACGGGAGTCAGGGGTGAGACGTCTGTCCTTGGGGGTCAAGAGGAAGGCAACACCCGTTTACTCGTTTATCAAAAAACCACATCGGAATGGAGGTACAAAAGTCATCAAAATAGAAATTTACGACAGTAACAAATTGAATGAGAACTTTGAACATATATGTAAATGTAATGCCGAGCTGTGTGCCCAATATGTAGTGAAAAATACGTTATTAGACCAAGTTTACGAATTAACGCGTAGAGTAATTGACAAGATAGACGAAGGTTTGTCCTCAGATACGCCACATGGGTACACCATCGAATAA